Part of the Oncorhynchus nerka isolate Pitt River linkage group LG14, Oner_Uvic_2.0, whole genome shotgun sequence genome is shown below.
tgtttcagtcaggccaatcacatcaagattatgatcagtgattaggtcattgactataactgcctttgaagtgagggatctaacattaagtagccgtattttgagatgtgaggtatcacaatctctttcaataatggcaggaatggaggaggtctttattctactgagattgctaaggcgaacaccgccatgtttagttttgcccaacctaggtcgaggcacagacacggtctcaatggggatagctgagctgactacactgactgtgctagtggcagactccactaagctggcaggctgtctaacagcctgctgcctggcctgcaccctatttcattgtggagctaggggagttagagccctgtctatgttggtagataagatgtgagcacccctccagcttggatggagtccgtcactcctcaacaggccaggcttggtcttggtctgggtgagtcccagaaagagggccaattgtCTACAAACTCTTGTGATAGAATTTAAAGCAGTGATGACTGCTTTAAGGAGTTGAGTGTAGAGGGAAGTGGTGTGGTGTGGGAGGTTGGCATCAAGTGCAAAAAGAGGGATATGTGCTCCTGTAGTTCAGAGATGGAAACTGGCGAGAGAGAGGATGAAGTATCTGCGGTGAGGACCGCAGAGTTCGGGCTTTGTCCCGAGGATGATTAGGATGATTCTGGTCCAATGGAGTGAGATTTAGAGAGAGAATGGATCCTTGCATTTTGGCTGATCCATATGTGGTGTCAGGTTGGGTGGAGAAGTGGTTGGTGAAGGTAACTTGGAGTGGACTTGTGATGATTTATTGTGTTTCGTCCGCCCAGAGTGAGTGGGCGCTCTGGAAAACGCAATTAGGGACAAAAATTGTGACTCGATTTGATCGTCAGGATAGGGTGCTGTTGAAATGAGTGATAATGAGGGTTACATTAAGTGTTGAGGAGGATCAATTGAAATTGAAGATTCCCTATGTCTGTGACGCCCGCCATTTGATGAGATATAGATCCAGTGGAGAGGATGGGGAAGTGGAGAAGACAGTGTCTGTCATGCTGAGTTTTTGATACATTCTGATACAGTCTATGGgcatgttgcagcagtgtgtaaGGGGGGtgcctaggtgtgagaagtgtgccggagagcatgagacaaaggaatgtgtggTATCGGTGGAGAAAGTTATGTGTGTTAGTTGTGGGTGCCCATGGGGCTGGAGATCAGAGGTGTCCTGTGAGAGAAAGGCAGATTGAAGTTGCCAGGGTAGAGGAGTACAGAAAGTGTTGTATGCCGAAACAGTGAATAGAGtcgtagaggaagatgggtacagGTTGAGGGATACTGAGAGCATTCCTGTGAGTAGGCGAGAGAATGATGGGAATCATTTGTGCTTCAGTAAGGTGGGCTTTTTGGCATTTTATAGCGGTGATTGTAAATTGTACTGCAGAAATGGATTGAAAGTCACAGAAAatagaggttgtggtggcagaGAAGTACTTGGGATTACAAGGATTTACATCTGCAGAACAGCTGCAGGGGTTGTTGAGTGGTAGTGTTATGTCCTCTCAGACTATTGGTCTGGAGTAAGACTGGATATGGTTAAATAGTGAAATGAgatggtgtttttttttttagatagGGCTAATAGTTGGTAGGGCAATTTTCCTTTCCCCCAATTTTGTATTACCACATCAAATAATTTAATTAATGTAGGTTGGCCGTGAATGGCCTCAcacaccagtacagtaggtggcagtgTATGCGCCTAACAGTTGGATGCGATCCGCCAACCAAATCCCAAAgaagagtcctctatctatctctatggatcAAGCACACAGCGCGCAACTTTTGACGGGCTAGTGGTTTATCAAGGAAGCAACTCATCTAGTTGGAGACGTGGCTCTGCCCGGCTGCCATATTGAACACTAGCAACACACAGCTTAACTAGCAATTCAACTATATTTTCTTTCTAACGGCGCTTTAGAAACACTGGAACTCGACTGAGCAAACACCATCGGGGATTCAAGATCGTTTTCCTAAAGAGAAACTAAAAATGGTGAGCATCGTGTCACATGTCAAAGCTTTATCTTCTTTTTCGCTTTAGCTTGATCATAACAACAAACAttagcttgctaacgttagcccCTTGGCACAATGAAATGAAAAGCAAATCAAACTTCACTTGCCAGACGAACCACAAAGGTAACGTTAGCCAGTCAACTTTATTAGCTAAGTTAACTATATAACGTGAATACTACTATTATTTAGCAGCTAGTTAATGTAACTTTAGCTACCTAATGTCGTTAACTAGCTACTACAAATGTCAGCTCGTTGTTAGTTCAGTTAGCTAACGCTAGCTGGATAACTACCGTTAGTTAAGTACGTTtactaggtagctagctacaatTTAACAATCGTGATAGATCTTTGCATTGTACAGGTTAGCTGCTACTGTTGGCTTTTTACTGATAACGTTAAATACTTGGCCTTGCTAGGcgagttaactagctagctagttatcaaTAAATGTCAACCAATGGATCGTGGCTGTATGACATTGTTATTGATTTGCACTCGGTAATCTAGTAAATTAAGTCGCTTGGATCAATGCGTTATCATGCCTTGCTTTGGTCCTGGTATTCTGGGATGGTAATTGACTGACATACTTTATTTTGTCACCTGTAGTCAATTGTAGCCAGCATATTCTGATCCCATCTTTATACATGTTTACACTGAGTTGCACTGGGGGTCAGAACACAATCATGGTTACATTATGACACCATGGAGCTGGCGTGAGATATGGGTTAGAAAACGTACCTCAATGCAGGGGTGGAATATGCCACCGTACAAATTGTACCTTTCCACACTGATACATAGAGAAAATTGAAATACTGCTATTTTTTCCCAGAAAACTGTCCTTTCGTCCTCATGCTAGCTAGGAGCCAGAGCAGTGGCATTCTAAACCCATGTTTTCCGACCCATATCTCATGCCGGCTCCACAGTGTCTTAATGTAACCATGATTGGTTTCAGAAGCCAGTCAGTTCAGTGTAAACAAAAGTATTGGTAGCGTTGGAATCTGAGTAAATTGGCACATAACTACCTTGCTTGGCGAACAGACTTGTACCACTTATGGTAACcctgtctatcactctgtcatcatTAATGAAGACATCCCACTTGTGAACGTATGTTTGtgattctctctgtcctccctgcaGGTGCTTTTGGCAGCGGCGGTGTGCACCAAGGCAGGCAAAGCAATAGTGTCACGGCAGTTTGTGGAGATGACCCGGACGCGTGTCGAGGGCCTTCTGGCCGCCTTCCCCAAGCTCATGGGCATGGGCAAGCAGCACACGTTTGTGGAGACGGAGAGCGTGCGCTACGTCTACCAGCCATTGGAGAAGCTCTACATGGTGCTGGTCACCACCAAGAACAGCAACATCCTGGAAGATCTGGAGACGCTGCGGCTCTTCTCACGCGTGGTATGATACGATCCAATACATCTTTATTGGTCCATTACGCAGAGACAATGGAAATGTATCATTTTGTGGTCATAGTACTtaggacccacacacacacacacacacacacacaacaggctgGGAGCAGCACAGGGGATAACCCAATGCTATAACAGCCCACTGCTGCTTCCGAGTTCAGAATTCATCCATCCCACCAATAACTTCAAATGGGATCATATCCCACTATAAACGTATGACTGTTGGTTTGGTATTGAAGCGTTCAATTGTGTTTTTCTCTTTTCAGATCCCGGAGTACTGCCGTGTGCTGGAGGAAGGGGAGATCTCAGACCACTGTTTCGACCTGATATTCGCCTTCGACGAGATCGTGGCCCTGGGCTACAGGGAGAACGTCAACCTGGCCCAGATCCGCACCTTCACCGAGATGGACTCTCATGAGGAGAAGGTGTTCCGGGCCGTCAGAGAGGTGAGACACTTGTAGCTAAAGCGCCCATACCATCCAGAGGACGTTTATGTGTGTGGCTTATAGTAACCATGATTTGAACGTTCCTCCTCATCTGCTCGGCCCCACAGACCCAGGAGCGAGAGGCCAAGGCAGAGATGCGGCGAAAGGCCAAAGAGCTGCAGCAGATCAGGCGAGATGCCGAGCGCTCTGGGAAGAAGGTGCCGGCCTTCGGCGGGTTTGGCAGCACCGGGATGAGCAGCATGTCCTCGGGGTCAATCATCACAGACACCATCATCGAATCCGAGAAACCCAAGATGGCTCCCGTCCCAGTCAGGTACGCAAATGATGGAATTTAGGTGTTGAATTTGATTATGTGTATAATTGTGATTGGCAGATAGGccccagagtttttcctgataACGTGACCAGGGTTGGAAATTAACTTTTTGGTCCAACAGCCACTGGGAGGTAGATGAGAATCTTCTAGCCACTCAGTTTCTTTTTTTACCAGCCCAAATATTTTTGGGACATAATTACACCAAAAATCACATGACAGATGAGTATGCTTTATAATGTTTCTAAAACAAGAAATGTATTACTAGAAAGAAATAATGTGGTATATTGCTCCATTCAATTTCATTTTTGTGACCCAAGTCTTTTATCCAATATATCTTCAAATCAATCCTTTAGTTAGAATAGTAAAACAAATAAACAGTTCTACAATTAAACATTTTAAGAATCAACAAAGTGCCCGCCCTGTACAAAATGCTAAGTGATACgacttatttattattattagttcAGGCCTCTGTAACACTGGCATTTTTTACAAGGAGTACGTAAGTTGATATTTATGAGAACATATATAAATTGAGGAGCACAATTAAATTATGAGTGACTAAAAGTTTTATGAAAATAATTTTGGAGTGTTCCATGCTCAAACACAATGTAACCTGAAATATTTTATTCATTCAGTGAGACAAATATTCAGCTGCCCCTTTAAGGGGGGGCGTTACTATGGCAACGGCACTGTTTTTCAAAGATGATTGAGAATCTCTGCACTAGCAGCAGACAGTTGCAGCAAACTCAAACTAATATTGAAAACGACCTAGCATGTGAACAAAACTATTTAACTAGACAAGAAACATGAGGATAGTGTCACACTTGAGTAGCCTTTCGTGAATTCGACCGTCTACATTTTGGCTTTGGATTGAAAAAAACTGTTACCAAATGCTGTGTGTAACCATCCGTCAACTTGGCTGGTGAAAGACGTTCTTGCCCACCAATGCCCTTCTACCCGCATTTGGCGGGTGTTAATTTCCCACCCTGAacgtgacctgaccaggaaaaactctgggccacAGATAGAGGCTGGTACTGACGATCATGTGTCTCCCACAGGCCAACCGGATCCAGCAAAGCCCTCAAGCTGGGTGCCAGGGGGAAAGAGGTGGACAACTTTGTGGACAAGCTCAGGGGGGAGGGGGAAACCATCATGTCCAACACAGGGAAAATGCCTTCGCTTGCATCCAATGTCCTACCGCCACCAGTTAATGTGGAGAGGTACTTTATTCCTGTTCTTCAAATGTTCATTTTTGATAGTAAGCCAAGGTTTTGCATCGGTCTTTATCTTGCAATCAATGTCTGCTTTACTATTGACATAATTCCCGTGTGTGACGATTAAACCTCAATCTTAACCTTGATGACACCTGTGTATGTATGttttcctcagtgtccacatgaGAGTTGAGGAGAAGATCAGTCTGACCTGTGGACGTGACGGAGGTCTACAGAACATGGAGCTCCTGGGCATGATCACGCTGAGAGTGACCGACGACAAGGTTGGCCGCATCCGCCTGATGGTCAACAACTACGACAAGAAGGGAGTACAACTGCAGGTGAGTTGTTCCAATCCAGACTGACCCATGACCTTTTGTAAAGGCTCGTGGgtggtgttcattagggcacaacgTTGTGAAAAATCCAGTGTTCTTATTTGACTAGTAACCCCAGCCCATTCCATTTCAAAATGTTTCTCCCTGTGTGCTCCTACTGAACACGGCCCTATGTATTAGATTTATGTAACAATTCATCCCATATCAGATATATTAATGTATGTCCACTTGAAATTGATTGCATCTCCCCTGGTATTTAGACACATCCCAATGTGGATAAGAAGCTCTTCACTTCAGACTCTGTGATTGGTCTGAAGAACCCAGATAAGTCTTTCCCCCTCAACAATGATGTGGGGGTGCTGAAGTGGAGACTCCAAAGCACAGATGAGGCCCTCATACCTCTAACCAGTGAGTCTCATTCAACTTGTCATCCTGCCGGCACCATCTGTAATCTGCAGTTATTGTGGTATGATTTATTTTATGCTAACTGTAGTACATTTTTAAATGTCATCGCACCTTTGTTTTGTCTGTAGTAAACTGCTGGCCTTCAGAGAGTGCTACTGGCTGCGACGTGAACATTGAATATGAACTGCAGGAGGAGAGCCTTGAACTCAACGATGTAGTTATTGCTATCCCTATACCGTGAGTGCATGGGTGATAAAATGTTAGTTGTATTTTATTGTATTGTTGTGACTGTATAACAACCTTGCTGAGTTCTCTATTGTCTGGTTTCCCAGAGACAGATTTAAGTTAGCCCTGGACTAAGAAGCATGTGCAATGGAGTTCCTCCATTGAGGTGTTTTTTAGTCTAAGACTATGCTTAATTTGTGTCCGGTaaaccaatcaatcaaatgtatttataaagcccaatTTACGTCAGCcggtgtcacaaagtgctgtacagaaacccagactaaaaccctactcggcaagcaatgcaggtgtagaagcacggtggctaggaaaaactccctagaaaggccagaaccttggaagaaacctagagaggagccaggctctgaggggtggccagtcctcttctggctgttcccgggtggagattataacagaacatggctatgatgttcaaacgttcatagatgaccagcgggttcagataataataatcagtggttgtagagggggcaacaggtcagcaccccaggagtaaatgtcagttggcttttcatagccgatcattgagagttaGACAGCCTGAAGTTGATGGATGCGTTGTTTACAGTATATGGGTGTATATCCTGGTGTAGGTCTGGAGTTGGGGCACCTGTGGTAGGAGATGTGGATGGAGAGTATAAGCacgacagcagacggaacgttcTAGAGTGGAGCCTACCCGTCATAGATGCCAAAAACAAAAGCGGCAGCCTCGAGTTCAGTATCGCCGGGCAACCCAACGACTTTTTCCCTGTCAACGTGTCCTTCGTATCCATACGCAATTACTGCGACATACAGGCAAGTTCACCTTCTTACGTTGATGCTTACTAACTATGCATATTTAGGCCTACAGTCAAAGATGGAACACAATGCTCTTGCTGACATTGCTATCCCTGCATTTCACTCATCACATTACCTTTTCCTCCTATTCCCTCAGGTTGCCAAAGTGACTCACGTAGAAGGAGACGCACCAGTAAAATTCTCTTTAGAAACTTCGTTCCTTGTCGACAAATACGAGATCCTGTAAAAAAACTAAAATCTACGTCAAGCTCCGGAGAAGACAAAATAAATACTCGCCCGCCTGTGTAACATTTGAGACTACACATCAACTGGACTCAACTCTTCAAAAGCCCCTCTGGCGGCGGAGCGCGGTATTGGTGTATTTATGTTTGTATGAGAGAgaaaaatctgtgtgtgtgtgatatatatatatatatatatagaaaacaAAATGTAACAGGCAGTGAAACATGCTGTTGTCTGCCGAGGAGAGGCGGGAAGTCAAACCATGACTAAATTGGCAGAGGAAGGAGATGGGTGGTGCTCTTGATTATGTGGTGGGGGGGACAAACAAGCATCAGTGACGTGTTCGTTAGGACGcacaacagggagagagaaaatccCACCGTTTTGCAACAAAAACGTATCCTTTCTCATTTGCGGAAAACTAAAGTGAGCCTTTTCTAATTCTACAAGTCcaaggtagtccctccctgatTCAGTCAGTTTccttccgtttggtgcctaatgaacatgaccctggtgGCTGAGGAGCTGGTCAGTATTTAGCTGGTTCATCGCCCTACTTTTGAGGTTGAGAAATTAGTCATCCCCAACCCCAAAGAATCATGCATCCTCTACCAGAGCCATTTAGTCTTTTATACATTGAACATTATACATTGGACTAGATTTAAGAAAGCAGGACTAGTCATGTGGTCTTTCATGTTTCTAATCATAACTACATGTTCACCAGAAACCAATTTTAATGCCGCCTGTTTACCCACTAAAGGCAGGTTGTTGGTTTTTTTCATTGGATTGGTTGATCTCAATATGTAGCTTCAGGTGTTGGCTGTGGTATTAAGAAACTTAAGATTGAAAAGAGTAAGCATCCAATATGGCTGTGTAGACCTGTCCAGCTAGTCCTCTAGCAGTTGACATTAACCTGTTCTCTCATTGTGTTTTAACCTGTCCCTTTGTGTTCTGTAGACATACCTAGAAATGCAGTAAACATCAGCACTGTAAATGGTTTTTGGCATTTTCTTTCCCCCCTTTCAAAATTCTACTCATCTCAAGGACGAACTGTTCATCTCTTCCCAACATAGGCATAGTTATTGAAAACCAGACAAAGATAACCCATGAAAGGAACAGCCAATTCACAAGGCTAACCACTGTATTTGTGGCTATAGGAGTTCTTGAAAAGTAACCAATTGAAAGCTCAATACTATTTACAAACTTATGTTGTTGAAAAGGGAGATCCGATCAGTATACTGTGGTCCATATCAGTTCTGTCTTCTGCCTTCAGTCATCAAACCAACATCAATAGAAGGAATACTTTGGTCCTATTGCAAGGATGATTCTGCTGCCAGTGACACCACCTCCCTCTCATGACTCCAGTCAGTCATTTACTCCCACGATGAGCGAATGGTCTCTTTTAAAGTCCACTTCATCATAACAACATGTAGGGGTTTCATTTTTGTTTTTATGTTTTGTTTGTATTCCTGGAATTTCAATGTGGTTGGTTGGATAATGGGTTTTgaagatggctagatgggacatTTAACTGTAAAGAAAGAGGGAATCATAACATTCCACTATTTGATGAAAAAGATCTTTAATTGATTAAAGTGTATTCAATTTTGTGGTCATTGttatatttttttttgggggggggggtagtttcAATGTTCATTAATACATTTCAATTACGTTATAGACAGGTAGGTTGACGtgcgcaactatggggcaaaacagacagggCTGGCTTAGGGTGTattcgtaaattcagagtgtttcacTCTTGAGTGTTAAAGCGCACACTGGCTGGGGAGTAGGGTTTATCTGAGCGTTCTGACCTCCCAATGGCATTTAAACACCCAAGCTAattggctaaagttagctagctaagttcCAGACAAACGAGAGAACCATTGTACTTggcctagcagagctggttatgctgttttcatgttatccagagagtTGGTGATTGTAACTGTGCCCCTGGCAACAATTGAAGTTTTTTTGCAGATGTTTACTGACGCCAGCCATATTCGATGggtgttgagcgtttgtaaattcacaagttattctgcactctggcacactcagacgagagcgATCTGAAATCGGCGTAGATAGCCAGGGTGACTTTACGAACGCGCCCTTATATTTATGTAAACTATATTAAATATACAGTTGAacaatgagcacttgtctcaaatacatcattacagttgttgcTTTGCCAGCTAGCAAATTTTTTAAACatatcagtcaaaacacctcaaaacaagacatggtatcaagaacaagataaaaCTAGCTGAAATGAGCCATCTACGATACCCCAAATGGCCATTCAGGATGAATCACAACACACAAACTTCTGCCCCAGTGAAGCGTGTGCATCGTTTGTGACTGTCAACTAACCCTTTTTCATACATGACCCTAAAGGCGCCAGCGTACTAGGTTCagtttgctcctagcagaactgAATCGCATACTCCCTTATAAAGACCTTTGctagaaaaacaaaaaaatagaactgtgATATTGCTCTTTGTCCCGCTTGAGGTGCCGTAGCAACAAAAGCCAGTATAGTATGAATGAATTTAAGATAAATCAATACATTTTTGCCAGGGAGGTCTTAGTtatgcaattttacatctaagatgtttggtgcagtatttctcaagtaaaaaaTTGTGCATGTAAACTAgtcgtctctcgttgaatgacaaccaACACTTTTAAGGAATCCCCACTTCTCTGAGTAAGTTttataaaaatatttatattttgtttTTATATTACTTTTTGTGATAGGGACAGAAAGTCGTCTGTGGGAGGCTAGGAGACATGTGTTGTATAACTATACAGTTTTTTGGGATGTCACCTCTTGCCACTGTTTTGGTCCCGTAGCTACCACGTAGTGGTGTGAAGCGCTCCCGTGCACATGAACAGATACTCTGTTTGATTGTATAAGAGCCAAGCCTTGCATCacgctcatctcaatatctgcaGTGCTGCTAAAAGAAAATCTACCTTTAAATTATAAAATCAATCTCAATGTGACCCACCAGATTCAGAAGCTTAAAAACTCCATTAGATTTTagccaaatgtttttttttactaaaTCTGAATATAATTCATGatggttttatattttattttggaATCAAAAGATAATAGTTTCCGTATTGTTTTagttaattattttatttcatttgaataaattgttttttttcatgATTAGTTTTAGTGAGtgacaacactctgaatttacaaacgcccaaagggcactccagattgaatgtACGAACACGCTCAAAGTCGTAAAATGTCTTgctagtaatttgttatgctaacaagctagcaagaggttgcatagcaacagcatcaacttccggtagacaggcgaagcgctagtacactcaactgaaaggataccattcgtttacagtatactaaaatgaactaatagtatatagtatgtactcattaagtatgtagtatacagtatgttagtatgggtatttgaACACAGCTCAGGTGTAATTGAGTTGTTACTATAGAAACCCAATGACATGATTTCCCTGAACCTACTTTTgcctttggggcggcagggtagcctagtggttagagtgttggactaggtaaggttgcaagttcaaatccccgagctgacaaggtacaaatctgtcgttctgc
Proteins encoded:
- the LOC115141504 gene encoding coatomer subunit delta-like encodes the protein MVLLAAAVCTKAGKAIVSRQFVEMTRTRVEGLLAAFPKLMGMGKQHTFVETESVRYVYQPLEKLYMVLVTTKNSNILEDLETLRLFSRVIPEYCRVLEEGEISDHCFDLIFAFDEIVALGYRENVNLAQIRTFTEMDSHEEKVFRAVRETQEREAKAEMRRKAKELQQIRRDAERSGKKVPAFGGFGSTGMSSMSSGSIITDTIIESEKPKMAPVPVRPTGSSKALKLGARGKEVDNFVDKLRGEGETIMSNTGKMPSLASNVLPPPVNVESVHMRVEEKISLTCGRDGGLQNMELLGMITLRVTDDKVGRIRLMVNNYDKKGVQLQTHPNVDKKLFTSDSVIGLKNPDKSFPLNNDVGVLKWRLQSTDEALIPLTINCWPSESATGCDVNIEYELQEESLELNDVVIAIPIPSGVGAPVVGDVDGEYKHDSRRNVLEWSLPVIDAKNKSGSLEFSIAGQPNDFFPVNVSFVSIRNYCDIQVAKVTHVEGDAPVKFSLETSFLVDKYEIL